In a genomic window of Deinococcus seoulensis:
- a CDS encoding HAD family hydrolase: MTAGPLRFLAFDFDGTLTDFVAADIHALDTLRRTACTDVPQAAFEERAVEEIMAFHARVEAGLDDPLRQDTERLGRTLAAYGVTLTEDHLSLYTRALVAATVPMPGAAKLLRDLRGAGVRLALLSNAYDGPAQRARVQACFPDVFEVVVIAGEVGALKPDPLPFRVLLDALGLPAGSGAYVGDSPEHDVRGAVAAGLSAWHVHAHPRVRERALAGGAALSVAALADLPRPS; the protein is encoded by the coding sequence GTGACCGCAGGCCCCCTGCGCTTCCTGGCCTTCGATTTCGACGGCACGCTGACAGATTTCGTCGCGGCGGACATTCACGCGCTGGACACGCTGCGGCGCACGGCGTGCACGGACGTGCCGCAGGCAGCGTTCGAGGAACGCGCGGTCGAGGAGATCATGGCCTTCCACGCGCGGGTGGAGGCCGGACTGGACGATCCGCTGCGGCAGGACACCGAGCGGCTGGGGCGGACGCTCGCGGCGTACGGTGTGACGCTGACGGAGGACCACCTGAGCCTGTACACGCGGGCGCTGGTCGCGGCGACGGTGCCCATGCCCGGCGCGGCGAAGCTGCTGCGCGACCTGCGGGGGGCGGGGGTGCGGCTGGCTCTCCTGTCGAACGCGTACGACGGCCCGGCGCAGCGGGCGCGGGTGCAGGCCTGCTTCCCGGACGTGTTCGAGGTGGTGGTCATCGCGGGCGAGGTCGGGGCGTTGAAACCCGATCCCCTGCCCTTCCGGGTGCTGCTGGACGCCCTGGGTCTGCCTGCCGGGTCGGGGGCGTACGTGGGGGACAGTCCGGAGCATGACGTGCGCGGCGCGGTCGCGGCGGGCCTGAGCGCGTGGCACGTTCACGCGCACCCGCGCGTGCGCGAGCGGGCGCTGGCGGGTGGCGCGGCGCTCAGCGTGGCGGCGCTGGCGGACCTGCCCCGACCCTCATGA
- a CDS encoding LapA family protein — translation MRTIVLIIVLVLLAIFAMLNTNSLMFPHTLSLGFVTYREVPIGLILLIVAVVCTLVFYFWAGLTGLRAQADSAKLLRDMEALRVSLDQQEGNRFALLQSHLDERFRALEAARGGAGADVSALTGRVDALQKDMNLQLAQMDDYLKSKLG, via the coding sequence ATGCGGACCATTGTCCTGATCATCGTGCTGGTGCTGCTGGCGATTTTTGCCATGCTGAACACCAATTCATTGATGTTTCCCCACACGCTGAGCCTGGGTTTCGTGACGTACCGCGAGGTGCCGATCGGGCTGATCCTGCTGATCGTGGCGGTCGTGTGCACCCTGGTGTTCTACTTCTGGGCGGGCCTGACGGGCCTGCGGGCGCAGGCGGACAGCGCCAAGCTGCTGCGTGACATGGAGGCCCTGCGCGTGAGTCTGGATCAGCAGGAAGGCAACCGGTTCGCGCTGCTGCAGTCGCATCTGGACGAGCGGTTCCGGGCGCTGGAAGCGGCGCGTGGCGGGGCGGGCGCGGACGTGAGTGCCCTGACTGGCCGGGTGGACGCCCTGCAGAAGGACATGAACCTGCAACTGGCGCAGATGGACGATTACCTGAAAAGCAAACTCGGCTGA
- a CDS encoding WD40 repeat domain-containing protein produces the protein MRICLLILGLLCQAGAARWSLPVSLLGFDAQGHAVTTSTSDGVTRLEVRDTGTGQLLRAAPVDDPGPGVAFSADVTVAAWVRADTLHVWRAGQDVAVPAAQNGLAGTQVLALSPDGTQLYAGNFSGYVQVWNTQTATRERTLPQRTWGVNRLRVSPDGQRLFVGTQGGDSRVYDTREWSFTALPDVFAKTVHSVAFSPDGTQLAVADGVDPARLLNLRDPAQSRTLPRPTAPCDVTVWRGRCATGPVTLNFSADGQTLLIAHMNGLAVLYDVQTGRPRTQVSGTEPGQTLLSPDGRTVLSGGIWHPPLRALNVP, from the coding sequence ATGCGAATCTGCCTGCTGATCCTGGGTCTGCTGTGTCAGGCCGGTGCGGCCCGCTGGAGTCTGCCGGTGTCCCTGCTCGGGTTCGACGCGCAGGGACACGCGGTCACCACCAGCACCAGCGATGGGGTGACGCGGCTGGAGGTACGGGACACCGGCACCGGTCAGCTGCTGCGCGCCGCGCCAGTGGACGATCCGGGGCCGGGCGTGGCGTTCAGCGCGGACGTGACCGTCGCCGCGTGGGTCCGGGCGGACACCCTGCACGTGTGGAGGGCCGGGCAGGATGTGGCGGTGCCCGCCGCGCAGAACGGGCTGGCCGGGACGCAGGTGCTGGCCCTCAGCCCAGACGGGACGCAGCTGTACGCCGGGAATTTCAGCGGGTACGTGCAGGTCTGGAACACGCAGACCGCCACGCGCGAACGTACACTCCCGCAGCGGACGTGGGGCGTGAACCGCCTGCGGGTCAGCCCTGACGGCCAGCGGCTGTTCGTGGGCACCCAGGGTGGGGACAGCCGCGTGTACGACACGCGCGAATGGTCGTTCACGGCCCTGCCGGACGTGTTCGCGAAGACCGTCCATTCGGTGGCGTTCAGCCCGGACGGCACGCAACTGGCGGTGGCCGACGGGGTGGACCCCGCGCGGCTGCTGAACCTGCGTGACCCGGCGCAGTCACGGACGCTGCCGCGCCCCACCGCGCCGTGCGACGTGACGGTCTGGCGGGGCCGCTGCGCGACTGGCCCGGTCACCCTGAACTTCAGCGCGGACGGGCAGACGCTGCTGATCGCGCACATGAACGGCCTCGCGGTGCTGTATGACGTGCAGACGGGCCGACCCCGCACGCAGGTGTCCGGGACCGAACCCGGCCAGACCCTGCTGAGCCCGGACGGCCGCACCGTGCTGTCCGGCGGCATCTGGCACCCACCGCTGCGCGCCCTGAACGTCCCGTGA
- the nth gene encoding endonuclease III: MTLKPSRSTPARLPAGARARAPLVLGALETLYPDARTELEFRTPFELLVATVLSAQATDVSVNAATPALFAAYPDAQAMSAAQPEDIEPFIRRIGLFRGKARNLAALARLLVERHGGEVPNDFGAVVALPGAGRKTANVVLSNAFGYPAIAVDTHVGRLARRLALSVQTNPDKVEADLQKLFPRGRWVFLHHALILHGRRVCAARNPACGACVMADFCPKVGVE; this comes from the coding sequence ATGACTCTCAAACCTTCCAGATCGACTCCGGCGCGGTTGCCGGCAGGCGCGCGGGCACGGGCGCCGCTGGTGCTGGGCGCGCTGGAGACGCTGTACCCGGACGCCCGCACGGAACTGGAATTCCGCACGCCGTTCGAGCTGCTGGTGGCGACGGTCCTGAGTGCGCAGGCGACGGACGTGAGCGTGAACGCGGCGACGCCCGCCCTGTTCGCGGCGTACCCGGACGCGCAGGCCATGAGTGCGGCGCAGCCGGAGGACATCGAGCCGTTCATCCGCCGGATCGGGCTGTTCCGGGGGAAGGCCCGCAACCTTGCGGCGCTGGCGCGGCTGCTGGTCGAGCGGCACGGGGGCGAGGTGCCGAACGATTTCGGGGCGGTCGTGGCGCTGCCCGGCGCGGGCCGCAAGACCGCGAACGTGGTCCTGAGTAACGCGTTCGGGTACCCGGCCATCGCGGTGGATACGCACGTGGGACGGCTGGCGCGGCGACTGGCCCTGAGCGTGCAGACCAACCCGGATAAGGTGGAGGCGGACCTTCAGAAGCTGTTCCCGCGCGGGCGGTGGGTGTTCCTGCACCACGCGCTGATCCTGCATGGGCGGCGGGTGTGTGCGGCGCGCAACCCGGCGTGCGGGGCGTGCGTGATGGCTGACTTCTGTCCGAAAGTTGGCGTGGAGTGA
- a CDS encoding MFS transporter produces MSGPGRGQSWRFSRQVWLFLAAVFSFGLSQAFTGLFLNFYLRALGLGPEWQGVLNALPAVTLAALSLPAVALARRISNAHTLKVGAVLSLAGTVLLAAAGGPVLVIAGALVQGAGAALTVVASSPFMANNSDERNRVTLFSVQNALMTGAGFLGNLLGGQVPGLYAAWTGTPADGLGALRTALLVAAALQLAGLLPVLGLKPSGKTTREGRSFSIQDRSTMARLVAPNILVGLGAGATIPFLNVFIEGKFQISYAGLGTLFAWTSLATAATALLQPLLVRRLGPLQAVLVVQASSLPFLAALGFAPSLWLVTAALFTRGALMNAAGPVYSAYAMSALPERDRPMYSAVNVIAWDLGWALSSVLSGVVRGALPFTLAFNLLFAWTLLMYAGSVLAIYLGLYRPARMNAAVTSRPPAA; encoded by the coding sequence GTGAGCGGGCCGGGTCGGGGGCAGTCGTGGCGGTTCTCGCGGCAGGTGTGGTTGTTCCTGGCGGCGGTGTTCTCGTTCGGGCTGTCGCAGGCGTTCACGGGGCTGTTCCTGAACTTCTACCTGCGGGCGCTGGGCCTGGGCCCCGAGTGGCAGGGCGTCCTGAACGCACTTCCGGCCGTGACGCTGGCCGCCCTGAGCCTGCCGGCGGTGGCACTGGCGCGGCGGATCAGCAACGCGCACACCCTGAAGGTCGGGGCGGTCCTGAGTCTCGCGGGGACCGTGCTGCTGGCCGCGGCGGGCGGGCCGGTGCTGGTGATCGCCGGGGCGCTGGTGCAGGGGGCAGGCGCGGCGCTGACGGTCGTGGCGTCCTCTCCGTTCATGGCGAACAACAGCGACGAACGTAACCGCGTGACGCTGTTCAGCGTGCAGAACGCCCTGATGACCGGCGCGGGCTTCCTGGGGAACCTGCTGGGCGGGCAGGTGCCGGGCCTGTACGCCGCCTGGACCGGCACGCCCGCCGACGGGCTGGGCGCGCTGCGCACGGCGCTGCTGGTCGCGGCGGCCCTGCAGCTGGCCGGGCTGCTGCCGGTGCTGGGCCTGAAACCCAGCGGCAAGACAACCCGCGAGGGCCGCAGCTTCAGCATTCAGGACAGGAGCACCATGGCGCGGCTGGTCGCGCCGAACATCCTGGTGGGCCTGGGGGCCGGGGCGACCATTCCGTTCCTGAACGTGTTCATCGAGGGGAAATTCCAGATCAGTTACGCGGGCCTGGGCACCCTGTTCGCCTGGACGAGCCTCGCCACGGCCGCCACGGCGCTGCTGCAACCGCTGCTGGTGCGGCGCCTGGGACCACTCCAGGCGGTGCTGGTCGTGCAGGCCAGTTCGCTGCCGTTCCTGGCGGCGCTGGGCTTCGCGCCGAGCCTGTGGCTGGTCACGGCGGCGCTGTTCACGCGCGGCGCCCTGATGAACGCCGCCGGGCCGGTGTACAGCGCGTACGCCATGAGCGCCCTGCCGGAACGCGACCGGCCCATGTACTCGGCCGTGAACGTGATCGCCTGGGACCTCGGATGGGCGCTCAGCAGCGTCCTGTCGGGCGTGGTGCGCGGCGCGCTGCCGTTCACGCTGGCGTTCAACCTGCTGTTCGCCTGGACGCTCCTGATGTACGCCGGGAGCGTGCTGGCCATCTACCTGGGCCTGTACCGCCCCGCCCGCATGAACGCCGCCGTAACCTCACGTCCACCGGCCGCGTGA
- the accD gene encoding acetyl-CoA carboxylase, carboxyltransferase subunit beta, which produces MALDRFFRRRRPQQQTGADVPDLWTQCPNCKEGLYNRDLEASAFVCPKCGHHLRLDASQRVQVLLDDGSFVQLSGAVHPTDALAFQDTESYPERLKRAQKKTGRPDAILTGTGAVLGVPLTLAVMDFAFSGGSMGSVVGEEIARAAEHAARHGLPLVIVTASGGARMQESALSLMQMAKTTVALETLAEQGLPYVSVLTDPTTGGVTASFATIADVILAEPGALIGFAGPRVIQQTIRQSLPEGFQRAEFLLSHGMVDAVVDRREQREYLASLLGLLTRREVSA; this is translated from the coding sequence ATGGCGCTTGACCGATTTTTCCGCCGCCGCCGCCCACAGCAGCAGACCGGCGCGGACGTGCCCGACCTGTGGACCCAGTGCCCCAACTGCAAGGAAGGGCTGTACAACCGTGACCTGGAGGCCAGTGCCTTCGTCTGCCCCAAGTGCGGCCACCACCTGCGCCTGGACGCCTCGCAGCGCGTACAGGTGCTGCTGGACGACGGCAGCTTCGTGCAGCTGTCCGGCGCGGTGCACCCCACCGACGCCCTGGCCTTCCAGGACACCGAAAGTTACCCCGAGCGCCTGAAACGCGCGCAGAAGAAAACCGGACGCCCGGACGCGATCCTGACCGGCACCGGCGCCGTCCTGGGCGTGCCGCTCACGCTGGCCGTCATGGACTTCGCCTTCTCTGGCGGCAGCATGGGCAGCGTCGTCGGTGAGGAAATTGCCCGCGCCGCAGAGCACGCCGCCCGGCACGGCCTGCCGCTGGTCATCGTGACCGCCAGCGGCGGCGCCCGCATGCAGGAAAGTGCGCTGTCGCTGATGCAGATGGCCAAGACCACCGTCGCCCTCGAAACGCTGGCCGAGCAGGGCCTGCCGTACGTGAGCGTCCTGACCGACCCGACCACCGGCGGCGTGACCGCCAGCTTCGCCACCATCGCCGACGTGATCCTCGCCGAGCCCGGCGCGCTGATCGGCTTCGCGGGACCGCGCGTGATTCAGCAGACCATCCGCCAGAGCCTCCCCGAAGGCTTCCAGCGGGCCGAGTTCCTGCTGTCGCACGGCATGGTGGACGCCGTCGTGGACCGCCGCGAGCAGCGCGAGTACCTCGCGTCGCTGCTGGGGCTGCTGACCCGCCGGGAGGTGAGCGCGTGA
- the ttcA gene encoding tRNA 2-thiocytidine(32) synthetase TtcA, with protein MTHTASPTPASTPDTGTAPATARLLQPIVRAAGQAISDYRMIESGDRVMVCLSGGKDSYTLLDVLLHLQRKAPIPFEIIAVNLDQGQPGFPTDVLPRYLTERGVPHSLIRQDTYSVVQEKTRPGKTTCALCSRLRRGALYRHAREIGATKIALGHHRDDILETLFMNLFFGARLKAMPPKLQSDDGTNVVIRPLAYVPEADIIRYAQARAFPIIPCNLCGSQENLQRKVVGEMLEGWEREHPGRLTNIARALTRVTPSHLMDRTLFDFASLSVTPAEGDRGFDPDEYPQREFLSGVQELDMLG; from the coding sequence ATGACCCACACTGCCTCCCCCACTCCTGCCAGCACGCCCGACACGGGCACCGCCCCCGCAACGGCCCGCCTGCTGCAACCGATCGTCCGGGCAGCCGGGCAGGCCATCAGCGACTACCGCATGATCGAGAGCGGCGACCGCGTCATGGTCTGCCTGTCCGGCGGCAAGGACAGTTACACGCTGCTGGACGTGCTGCTGCACCTGCAACGCAAGGCGCCCATTCCGTTCGAGATCATCGCCGTGAACCTCGACCAGGGCCAGCCGGGCTTCCCGACCGACGTGCTGCCCCGCTACCTGACCGAGCGGGGCGTGCCGCACAGCCTGATCCGGCAGGACACGTACAGCGTGGTCCAGGAGAAGACGCGGCCCGGCAAGACCACCTGCGCGCTGTGCAGCCGCCTGCGCCGGGGCGCGCTGTACCGGCACGCCCGCGAGATCGGCGCCACGAAGATCGCGCTGGGCCACCACCGCGACGACATCCTGGAAACGCTGTTCATGAACCTGTTCTTCGGCGCGCGCCTGAAGGCCATGCCGCCCAAACTCCAGAGCGACGACGGCACGAACGTCGTGATCCGCCCCCTGGCGTACGTGCCCGAGGCCGACATCATCCGCTACGCGCAGGCCCGCGCCTTCCCGATCATTCCCTGCAACCTCTGCGGCAGCCAGGAGAACCTTCAGCGCAAGGTCGTGGGCGAGATGCTCGAAGGCTGGGAGCGGGAGCATCCGGGTCGCCTGACGAACATCGCCCGCGCCCTGACCCGCGTGACGCCCAGCCACCTGATGGACCGCACCCTGTTCGACTTCGCGTCCCTGAGCGTCACACCCGCCGAGGGTGACCGCGGTTTCGACCCGGACGAGTACCCGCAGCGCGAGTTCCTGAGCGGCGTGCAGGAACTCGACATGCTCGGCTGA
- a CDS encoding transglycosylase domain-containing protein, protein MKFFNVLGGVLLIGAAGVGGVWYAWGRDLPSVSDLDVLEYSGQTRVYDRAGSLVGTLSPSLSSGGSVNRNLLKASQISPWLQKAVVTSEDRRFYQHHGVDYIGIARGLVKGVLKNDLEGGSSITQQVVKNTLLADLQGARTPERKFKEAILAFQLERNFNKDQILNAYLNVIYWGDGGSSDIIGAGGAAHAYFRKEASELNLAESVYLTTLIPAPNSRYKSFQAYRPLMKDLLSRMVEDGQITQAEANAAWKTPIYPAGWRIGWNDDGTLRSAVLERPSRLGENLTLLEGVRRYPNQYYLQAVEKELLPIIGRKALYAGGRIYTGMSAQAQAAAEQASRSADLPDGATLGAALVRPDSGEVLALVGQKLTDGRPGDWNNATQARRQVGSSIKPLLYTLALQKGWKQSDTVLDAPISGTYQPMNYDRRWTGRYVTMRYSLDHSLNLPTVRIGQELGVPTFEAKLRELGLTPPADGGLSLTIGTLEASPLQMAAAYATFANGGLYYAPSLVRRVEDPRGKVLYARPAPTPRRVWDAQTAWLGLDMLRGVVNDLTPAQGGLATRAQIPGWPVGGKTGTTNDIKDLWFAGVTPTVAGAVWVGRQEGGSLPAWAYSGEIPTPIWQQAVAGALQGQSPVSFREPPGITYRVVRQVNMAFRADQADQEPVARDGSGGTRSGFFPRRNTPAQAPAPQVQDTPGQDTRGQDLATPDTPPDTQPDSALPDDPSTEVGVQDIPALPDGGQDGSAQDGAAQNGGAQDAAGRSGAGQDGAPQPFPDPAPPEPLPDSDLPAAIPDPAPPEPLPDPDELTPLPGTPAPSPDEIQPLN, encoded by the coding sequence ATGAAGTTCTTCAATGTCCTGGGTGGCGTCCTGCTGATCGGCGCGGCGGGGGTGGGCGGCGTGTGGTACGCCTGGGGCCGCGACCTGCCCAGCGTGTCGGACCTGGACGTGCTGGAGTACAGCGGGCAGACCCGCGTGTACGACCGGGCGGGCAGTCTGGTGGGCACGCTGTCGCCCAGTCTCAGCAGCGGCGGCAGCGTGAACCGGAACCTGCTGAAAGCCTCGCAGATCAGCCCGTGGCTCCAGAAGGCCGTGGTGACCAGCGAGGACCGCCGCTTCTACCAGCATCACGGCGTGGATTACATCGGCATTGCGCGCGGGCTGGTCAAGGGCGTCCTGAAAAACGACCTGGAGGGCGGCAGCTCCATCACGCAGCAGGTCGTGAAGAACACCCTGCTGGCCGACCTTCAGGGCGCCCGCACCCCGGAACGCAAGTTCAAGGAGGCGATCCTGGCCTTCCAGCTGGAACGCAACTTCAACAAGGACCAGATCCTGAACGCGTACCTGAACGTCATCTACTGGGGGGACGGCGGCAGCAGCGACATCATCGGGGCGGGCGGCGCGGCGCACGCGTACTTCCGCAAGGAAGCCAGCGAACTGAACCTCGCCGAGAGCGTGTACCTGACCACCCTGATTCCCGCGCCGAACAGCCGCTACAAGAGCTTCCAGGCGTACCGGCCCCTGATGAAGGACCTGCTGTCGCGCATGGTCGAGGACGGCCAGATCACGCAGGCCGAGGCGAACGCCGCCTGGAAGACCCCCATCTACCCGGCCGGGTGGCGCATCGGCTGGAACGACGACGGCACGTTGCGCTCGGCCGTGCTGGAACGCCCCTCCCGCCTCGGGGAGAACCTGACGCTGCTGGAGGGCGTGCGCCGCTACCCGAACCAGTACTACCTGCAGGCCGTCGAGAAGGAACTGCTGCCCATCATCGGCCGCAAGGCCCTGTACGCCGGGGGGCGCATCTACACCGGCATGAGTGCCCAGGCGCAGGCGGCGGCCGAGCAGGCCAGCCGGAGCGCCGACCTGCCGGACGGTGCCACCCTGGGCGCCGCCCTGGTCCGCCCGGACAGCGGCGAGGTGCTGGCGCTGGTCGGGCAGAAACTCACGGACGGCCGCCCCGGCGACTGGAACAATGCCACGCAGGCCCGGCGGCAGGTGGGCAGTTCCATCAAGCCGCTGCTGTACACCCTGGCCCTGCAAAAAGGCTGGAAGCAGAGCGACACGGTCCTCGACGCACCCATCAGCGGCACGTACCAGCCCATGAACTACGACCGCCGCTGGACCGGCCGCTACGTGACCATGCGGTACTCGCTGGATCACAGCCTGAACCTGCCCACCGTGCGGATCGGGCAGGAACTCGGCGTGCCGACCTTCGAGGCGAAACTGCGTGAACTGGGCCTCACGCCGCCCGCCGACGGGGGCCTGTCCCTGACCATCGGCACGCTGGAAGCCAGCCCGCTGCAGATGGCCGCCGCGTACGCCACCTTCGCGAACGGCGGCCTGTACTACGCGCCCAGCCTGGTCCGCCGGGTCGAGGACCCGCGCGGCAAGGTCCTGTACGCCCGCCCCGCCCCCACGCCCCGCCGCGTCTGGGACGCCCAGACCGCCTGGCTGGGCCTGGACATGCTGCGCGGCGTCGTGAACGACCTGACGCCCGCCCAGGGAGGCCTGGCCACCCGCGCGCAGATTCCGGGCTGGCCGGTCGGCGGGAAGACCGGCACCACCAACGACATCAAGGACCTGTGGTTCGCCGGGGTGACCCCCACCGTCGCCGGGGCCGTCTGGGTGGGTCGTCAGGAGGGCGGGTCACTGCCCGCCTGGGCGTACAGCGGCGAGATTCCCACGCCCATCTGGCAACAGGCGGTCGCCGGGGCGCTCCAGGGGCAGTCGCCCGTCTCGTTCCGGGAACCGCCGGGCATCACGTACCGCGTGGTGCGGCAGGTGAACATGGCCTTCCGTGCCGATCAGGCCGATCAGGAACCCGTGGCCCGCGACGGCAGCGGCGGAACGCGCAGCGGGTTCTTCCCGCGCCGCAACACCCCCGCGCAGGCACCCGCCCCGCAGGTGCAGGACACGCCCGGCCAGGACACGCGCGGTCAGGACCTTGCCACGCCGGACACGCCGCCCGACACGCAACCGGACAGCGCCCTGCCGGACGACCCGTCCACAGAGGTCGGCGTGCAGGACATTCCTGCCCTACCGGACGGCGGACAGGACGGCAGTGCCCAGGACGGCGCTGCCCAGAACGGGGGCGCACAGGACGCTGCGGGTCGGAGCGGTGCCGGTCAGGACGGCGCGCCCCAGCCCTTCCCGGACCCCGCCCCGCCGGAACCGCTGCCGGATTCCGACCTGCCTGCCGCGATCCCGGACCCCGCGCCGCCGGAACCGTTGCCGGACCCGGATGAACTGACCCCCCTGCCCGGCACGCCTGCCCCCTCACCGGACGAGATTCAACCCCTGAACTGA
- the cutA gene encoding divalent-cation tolerance protein CutA, producing the protein MSLVVLVTLPPERAHDLARTLVSEHLAGCVNVVPGLLSVYRWQGEVAEDPESLLLIKTSGEQYPALEARIKALHPYEVPEIIALQYDRALPEFQAWLRDALTTPPRG; encoded by the coding sequence ATGTCACTCGTCGTTCTGGTCACCCTTCCCCCCGAACGGGCGCATGACCTGGCCCGCACCCTCGTCTCCGAGCACCTCGCCGGTTGCGTGAACGTCGTGCCCGGCCTGCTCAGCGTGTACCGCTGGCAGGGCGAGGTCGCCGAGGACCCCGAGAGCCTGCTGCTGATCAAGACCAGCGGCGAACAGTACCCGGCCCTGGAGGCACGCATCAAGGCCCTGCACCCCTACGAAGTGCCGGAGATCATCGCCCTGCAATACGACCGCGCCCTGCCGGAATTCCAGGCGTGGCTGCGAGACGCCCTGACCACCCCCCCCAGAGGCTGA
- a CDS encoding acetyl-CoA carboxylase carboxyltransferase subunit alpha gives MTAPIDTLKELEARVRDLEVTAQRTGQNLDAAITPLRAEVDRLRAAQNPAQPPAPKAAPTRWERVQLARAPGRPTALDYVEHLCTEFTELHGDRRYGDDPALIGGPARWQGVPVMLLLQQKGRDTKSKIKRRFGSANPEGYRKAVRLMDLADKFGLPVVALVDTQGAYPGLEAEERGQGWAIAESIRRMLNLRVPVVNVVIGEGGSGGALAIGVGNRVLIQENAWYSVISPEGAASIIWKDASKAPLAAEALRLTAPDLLELGIVEEVIPEPEGGAHLNPQQAAHAVGEAVTRHLRDLMQQAPTDLKSGRAARFRRLGAYTETT, from the coding sequence GTGACCGCTCCCATCGATACCCTGAAGGAACTGGAGGCGCGCGTGCGTGACCTGGAAGTCACCGCGCAGCGCACCGGGCAGAACCTCGACGCGGCCATCACCCCGCTGCGCGCCGAGGTGGACCGCCTGCGCGCCGCCCAGAACCCGGCGCAGCCACCCGCCCCGAAAGCCGCCCCGACCCGCTGGGAACGGGTGCAACTGGCCCGCGCGCCCGGCCGCCCCACCGCGCTGGATTACGTGGAGCACCTGTGCACCGAGTTCACGGAACTGCACGGCGACCGCCGTTACGGCGACGACCCCGCCCTGATCGGCGGCCCGGCCCGCTGGCAGGGCGTGCCCGTCATGCTGCTGCTGCAACAGAAGGGCCGCGACACGAAAAGCAAGATCAAACGCCGCTTCGGCAGCGCCAACCCCGAAGGGTACCGCAAGGCCGTGCGCCTGATGGACCTCGCGGACAAGTTCGGGCTGCCCGTCGTGGCGCTCGTGGACACCCAGGGCGCCTACCCCGGGCTGGAAGCCGAGGAACGCGGCCAGGGCTGGGCGATTGCCGAGAGCATCCGCCGCATGCTGAACCTGCGCGTGCCGGTCGTGAACGTCGTGATCGGCGAGGGCGGTTCCGGCGGCGCGCTTGCCATCGGCGTGGGCAACCGCGTGCTGATCCAGGAGAACGCCTGGTACTCCGTGATCTCGCCCGAGGGTGCGGCCAGCATCATCTGGAAGGACGCCAGCAAGGCCCCCCTGGCCGCCGAGGCGCTGCGCCTGACCGCCCCGGACCTGCTGGAACTCGGGATCGTCGAGGAAGTCATCCCGGAACCCGAGGGCGGCGCGCACCTGAACCCCCAGCAGGCCGCCCACGCAGTCGGTGAGGCCGTGACCCGCCACCTGCGCGACCTGATGCAGCAGGCGCCCACCGACCTGAAATCCGGCCGCGCCGCCCGCTTCCGCCGCCTGGGCGCCTACACCGAAACGACCTGA
- a CDS encoding LysE family translocator: MPDLPTLLAFSVAALALIVIPGPSVLYIVARSLHQGRRAGLVSALGVQTGGLVHVLAATLGVSALVLSSALLFSVLKWAGAAYLIVLGLRTLRAPTPEALTVTVPDAPPLTRIYRQGAVVNALNPKTALFFLAFLPQFVHPGHGPVWAQTLMLGLVFLGLATLSDGAYALLAGSLGQRWQGSHTFARRQQQVSGGVYLALGVGTALIPHGS; encoded by the coding sequence ATGCCTGACCTGCCCACCCTGCTCGCCTTCAGCGTCGCGGCACTGGCCCTCATCGTCATTCCCGGCCCCAGCGTGCTGTACATCGTGGCGCGCAGCCTCCACCAGGGCCGGCGCGCCGGACTGGTGTCCGCGCTGGGCGTGCAGACCGGCGGACTGGTGCACGTCCTGGCCGCCACGCTGGGCGTCTCCGCGCTCGTGCTGTCCAGCGCGCTGCTGTTCAGCGTCCTGAAATGGGCGGGGGCCGCGTACCTGATCGTGCTGGGCCTCCGCACCCTGCGCGCCCCCACCCCGGAGGCCCTGACCGTCACCGTGCCGGACGCGCCGCCCCTGACGCGGATCTACCGGCAGGGCGCGGTCGTGAACGCCCTGAACCCCAAGACCGCGCTGTTCTTCCTGGCGTTCCTGCCGCAGTTCGTGCACCCCGGTCACGGGCCGGTGTGGGCGCAGACGCTCATGCTAGGGCTGGTGTTCCTGGGCCTCGCCACGTTGAGTGACGGCGCATACGCCCTGCTGGCAGGCAGCCTGGGACAGCGCTGGCAGGGAAGTCACACCTTCGCCCGGCGGCAGCAGCAGGTGTCCGGCGGGGTGTACCTCGCGCTGGGCGTGGGTACCGCCCTGATCCCCCACGGGTCATGA